GACCTCACGGCCGACCGCGCCTACGAGCTGCTGGCCGAGCGCCGCGCCAAGGGGCCGGCCAAGAAGGGCGGCAAGAAGACCCCCGCCAAGAAGACGGCCAAGAAGACCACCGCGAAGAAGACCACGGCGAAGAAGTCCGCTGCCAAGAAGACGGCCAAGAAGACCACCGCGAAGAAGACCACCGCGAGGAAGACGACGGCCAAGAAGTCGACCGCGTCGTCCTGATCAGGCGGCCGGACGGTCGCGGTGCGACCACCGGATGTAGGCGCCGGCGACCAGCAGCATCCCCAGGGTGAGGCCCACGCAGGTGACGGCCACCGACCCGGCGCCGTTGAGGTCGGTGCTGAGGAAGTCGTAGGGGACCCGGCTGACCGATCCGTCGTTGGCCGCGAACGAGGGGTCGCCCCACTCGGAGCGCGCCAGTGTGTAGGCCAGCCAGGCCACCGGCCACGCCAGGACGACCAGGTCCGCCGGCACGAACCGGGGCCGCGGGCCGACCCACACGTGGCCGACCACGGCGAGCAGGGGGACGACGTAGTGGAACGCCTTGTCGTACCACCACGTGATGCCCTCGAACGACACGTACGGCCCGATCAGCGTGGCGTAGACGAGTCCCGTCACCGTGATGCCGACCAGGGCCG
The Aeromicrobium marinum DSM 15272 genome window above contains:
- a CDS encoding Pr6Pr family membrane protein, whose amino-acid sequence is MNPSAAARSRGLVPWWHGATAAIAAVALVGQIVLVVDSGDGLLDFFSYFTIQSNLLVLATSVVLATGREPDSRGWRVLRLAALVGITVTGLVYATLIGPYVSFEGITWWYDKAFHYVVPLLAVVGHVWVGPRPRFVPADLVVLAWPVAWLAYTLARSEWGDPSFAANDGSVSRVPYDFLSTDLNGAGSVAVTCVGLTLGMLLVAGAYIRWSHRDRPAA